AGGGTGAGCGGCTCGCGCAGGAACATGGCAGCCAGTACAACAACAAATATGTTGCTTGTCTGGTTCAGAGCAGATGATATCGAGGCTTGAGTGTATTTCATGCCGGCAAGCCAGAGAATCATGGCCAGATAGGCTCCAGTGAAAGAGCCGCCGAGAGTGTAGTGCCAGGTGCCGGGTAGGGTAATGGAAGTGGCAATTTTCCGCCTGAGTGGATGAAAGAGGAATATGAGAGCCAGAGCGGGGACGGCACCAATCAGGCGTACCTCAGTCGCCCATAGTAGAGGAGAACGGTTGAGTACCGGTTTTATCATGACAATGCCCACGGCCATACATGCTGTTGCCAGCACACCCCACACGATTCCCAAAAGCAGGTCGTGCCTGCTCAGCTTCCCTACTGCTTCTTTTCGGGTTGTGGAAAGCACAGCAAGCACGACCATCAAGGCACCAACAATTTGCAGAATGGTGAGACGCTCTCCCAGCCAGATGACTGAAAGCCCAATGATGAAGGGACTGTACAGGCAGACAACAATCGCGGTCAAGCCCGCTCCGAGCTGGTTCAAGCTCTTGAAGAAGAGTGTATCACCCACCGCTATGCCGATTGTGCCGCTGAGCATTAGCAACCAGTATTCGGAGGGTGGTGCCTGGTGGAACAGGGTCTGGCCGAAAAGATACATCGTAGGAAAGACGAGTACGAGTGCGAGTGAATTCTTGAAAAGGTTGAGGGCTATGGGGTGGACCTTCTCACCGCTCCTTTTGAACAGAATGACCGCAGCCGCCCAGACAATGGCAGTCAGGAGAGAGAAGCCCTCACCGACATAGGTGATATTTTCCATGCCCCGAAA
The window above is part of the candidate division TA06 bacterium genome. Proteins encoded here:
- a CDS encoding DMT family transporter, translated to MENITYVGEGFSLLTAIVWAAAVILFKRSGEKVHPIALNLFKNSLALVLVFPTMYLFGQTLFHQAPPSEYWLLMLSGTIGIAVGDTLFFKSLNQLGAGLTAIVVCLYSPFIIGLSVIWLGERLTILQIVGALMVVLAVLSTTRKEAVGKLSRHDLLLGIVWGVLATACMAVGIVMIKPVLNRSPLLWATEVRLIGAVPALALIFLFHPLRRKIATSITLPGTWHYTLGGSFTGAYLAMILWLAGMKYTQASISSALNQTSNIFVVVLAAMFLREPLTLRRVAAVILAVLGAMLVSFG